From a region of the Desulfovibrio legallii genome:
- the dnaE gene encoding DNA polymerase III subunit alpha, translated as MADFVHLHCHTEYSLLDGAIRIKDLCARAKDYGMPACAVTDHGNLFAAAYFYRTCKDFGIKPIVGCEVYVCHDHKDKSPDSPLARTRHHLILLAQNTVGYHNLVKLVSQGYLEGFYYKPRVDKAQLRKYSEGLICLSACIAGEIPRAVIKDNDMDKALRLTREYADIYPGRFYLELQSNGLKEQEVANTALMELAETTGLPLVATNDCHYLNADDAEAHEVLLCIQTQTTMDDPNRMRFGTHELYYKSVEEMEKPFAHVPEALANTLRIAEQCQVEMDFGHHYFPVYALPQGASLESEFRRLAEEGLERRLEKHPDREHIDPQAYRDRLQYELKVIIEMGFPGYFLIVQEFINWAKNHHVPVGPGRGSAAGSLVAWALRITNLDPLPYNLLFERFLNNERVSLPDIDVDFCERRRGDVIRHMVDTYGEGSVAQITTFGTMKAKGVVRDVGRALGMSFAETDRIAKLVPADLKMTIQKALEMEPDLEKIYREDPKVTHLLDTARRLEGLARHASTHAAGLVVSDKPMVEYLPLYQGKRGELVTQFDGPMTEKVGLVKFDFLGLKTMTLIQDTLDNISLQGQTPPDLDNLPLTDAATYDLYARGDTDGVFQVESSGMRQYLRMLKPTCFEDVIAMLALYRPGPLGSGMVDEFIKRKHGQVPVVYPHDSLQECLRDTYGVIVYQEQVMQIAQIIASYTLGGADLLRRAMGKKKAEAMAKERVTFVAGAEKNGIGKDKANEIFDLMEKFAEYGFNKSHSAAYALISYYTAYLKVHYKVEFMAALLTSEMGNQDKLLKYVSCCKDMGIDVVQPSVNQSQREFTAHNGQVVFGLGGIKNVGDEAIRELVEARKTEGGYTSLLDLCCRVNLRKVTKRVLESLVKGGACDCFNVPRAAMLAALDLVVSRAQKKAKEKSSNQVSLLAMAPALEAKPLPGIGLDCPEAQAPEMSDDDKLKGEKEALGFFLTSHPLLPFIREMRRLNLTTLEDARELFPGAELRCAALVVSLKEVITKSRGERMAFVGIEDLTGHAEVTFFPRSYAECRSLLQSEQPLCLTARLDSQNDAADNRDMGDEEEDAPRELKLLGQSVRPLAEACGDSDTPVCVQIPPHRLGREDMLTLRSILESHPGPVEAQAQICLDGHVCLLLLDSALKVRPGPELDKALSAWAS; from the coding sequence ATGGCCGATTTTGTCCACCTGCACTGCCATACGGAATACAGCCTGCTGGACGGCGCCATCCGCATCAAGGATCTTTGCGCCCGCGCCAAGGATTACGGCATGCCCGCCTGCGCTGTTACCGACCACGGCAATCTTTTTGCCGCAGCCTACTTCTATCGCACCTGCAAAGACTTCGGCATCAAGCCCATTGTGGGCTGCGAGGTCTACGTTTGCCACGACCACAAGGACAAAAGCCCGGATTCGCCCCTGGCCCGCACCCGCCACCACCTCATCCTGCTGGCCCAGAACACCGTTGGCTACCACAATCTGGTCAAGCTGGTCAGCCAGGGCTACCTGGAAGGTTTCTACTACAAACCGCGCGTGGACAAGGCCCAGCTGCGCAAGTATTCCGAAGGGCTGATCTGCCTTTCGGCCTGCATTGCCGGTGAAATCCCACGCGCCGTGATCAAAGACAACGACATGGACAAGGCCCTGCGCCTGACCCGTGAATACGCCGACATCTATCCCGGCCGGTTCTATCTTGAGCTGCAGTCCAACGGCCTCAAGGAACAGGAAGTAGCCAACACGGCCCTGATGGAACTGGCCGAAACCACGGGCCTGCCCCTGGTCGCCACCAACGACTGCCACTACCTCAATGCCGACGACGCCGAAGCCCACGAGGTGCTGCTCTGCATCCAGACGCAGACCACTATGGACGACCCCAACCGCATGCGCTTCGGCACCCACGAGCTGTACTACAAGTCCGTGGAGGAGATGGAAAAACCCTTTGCCCATGTGCCCGAAGCCCTGGCCAACACCCTGCGCATAGCGGAACAGTGCCAGGTGGAAATGGACTTCGGCCACCACTACTTTCCCGTCTACGCTCTGCCCCAGGGGGCCAGCCTGGAATCCGAATTCCGCCGCCTGGCCGAAGAAGGCCTGGAACGCCGCCTGGAAAAGCACCCCGACCGCGAGCACATCGACCCGCAGGCCTACCGCGACCGTCTGCAGTACGAACTTAAGGTCATCATAGAAATGGGCTTTCCCGGCTATTTTCTTATTGTGCAGGAGTTCATCAACTGGGCCAAGAACCACCATGTCCCGGTGGGGCCGGGACGCGGTTCCGCCGCTGGCTCTCTGGTGGCCTGGGCCTTGCGCATCACCAACCTGGACCCCCTGCCCTACAATCTGCTGTTTGAACGCTTTCTGAACAACGAACGTGTCTCCCTGCCCGATATCGACGTGGACTTCTGCGAGCGCCGCCGGGGCGACGTCATCCGCCATATGGTGGACACCTACGGCGAAGGCTCGGTGGCGCAGATCACCACCTTTGGCACCATGAAGGCCAAGGGCGTGGTGCGCGACGTGGGCCGCGCCCTGGGCATGAGTTTTGCGGAAACGGACCGCATCGCCAAGCTGGTGCCCGCCGATCTCAAAATGACTATCCAGAAGGCCCTGGAAATGGAGCCGGACCTGGAAAAAATCTATAGGGAAGACCCCAAGGTCACCCACCTGCTGGATACGGCCCGCCGCCTGGAGGGCCTGGCCCGCCACGCCTCCACCCACGCCGCCGGGCTGGTGGTTTCGGACAAGCCCATGGTGGAGTACCTGCCCCTCTACCAGGGCAAACGCGGCGAACTGGTGACCCAGTTCGACGGCCCCATGACCGAAAAAGTCGGCCTGGTCAAATTCGACTTTCTGGGCCTTAAGACCATGACCCTTATCCAGGATACCCTGGACAACATCAGCCTGCAGGGGCAAACCCCGCCAGATCTGGACAACCTGCCCCTCACCGACGCCGCTACCTACGACCTCTACGCCCGCGGCGACACGGACGGCGTGTTTCAGGTGGAAAGCTCCGGCATGCGCCAGTACCTGCGCATGCTCAAACCCACCTGCTTTGAAGACGTCATCGCCATGCTGGCCTTGTACCGGCCCGGCCCCCTGGGTTCGGGCATGGTGGACGAGTTCATCAAGCGCAAACACGGCCAGGTGCCCGTGGTCTATCCGCACGACTCCCTGCAGGAATGCCTGCGCGACACCTACGGCGTCATCGTTTATCAGGAACAAGTCATGCAGATCGCCCAGATCATCGCCAGCTACACGTTGGGCGGGGCCGACCTGCTGCGCCGGGCCATGGGCAAGAAAAAAGCCGAAGCCATGGCCAAGGAACGCGTGACCTTTGTGGCCGGGGCGGAAAAAAACGGCATCGGTAAAGACAAGGCCAATGAAATTTTTGACTTGATGGAAAAATTTGCGGAATACGGCTTCAACAAGTCCCACTCCGCCGCCTATGCCCTTATTTCCTACTACACGGCCTACCTCAAGGTGCACTACAAGGTGGAGTTCATGGCCGCCCTGCTCACCTCTGAAATGGGTAACCAGGACAAGCTGCTCAAATACGTTTCCTGCTGCAAAGATATGGGCATAGACGTGGTGCAGCCCTCAGTAAACCAGAGCCAACGCGAATTCACGGCCCACAACGGCCAAGTGGTCTTCGGCCTGGGCGGCATCAAAAACGTGGGCGACGAAGCCATCCGCGAACTGGTGGAAGCCCGCAAAACCGAAGGCGGCTACACCTCCCTGCTGGACCTCTGCTGCCGGGTCAACCTGCGCAAGGTCACCAAAAGAGTGCTGGAATCGTTGGTCAAAGGCGGGGCCTGCGATTGCTTCAACGTGCCCCGCGCGGCCATGCTGGCGGCCCTGGACCTGGTAGTGAGCCGCGCCCAGAAAAAGGCCAAGGAAAAAAGCTCCAACCAGGTTTCCCTGCTGGCCATGGCCCCGGCCCTGGAGGCCAAACCTCTGCCCGGCATCGGCCTGGACTGCCCCGAAGCCCAGGCGCCGGAAATGAGCGACGACGACAAGCTCAAAGGCGAAAAAGAGGCTCTGGGCTTCTTCCTGACCAGCCACCCCCTGCTGCCCTTTATCCGCGAAATGCGCCGACTGAACCTCACCACACTGGAAGACGCGCGTGAACTCTTCCCCGGTGCGGAACTGCGCTGCGCCGCCCTGGTGGTCAGCCTCAAGGAGGTCATCACCAAATCCCGCGGCGAACGCATGGCCTTTGTGGGCATTGAAGACCTTACAGGCCACGCGGAGGTGACCTTCTTTCCCCGTTCCTACGCCGAATGCCGCAGTTTGCTGCAGTCCGAGCAACCCCTCTGCCTCACGGCCCGGCTGGACAGCCAGAACGACGCGGCCGACAACCGCGACATGGGGGATGAGGAAGAGGATGCCCCCCGCGAACTGAAATTGCTGGGGCAGAGCGTCCGCCCCCTGGCCGAGGCCTGCGGCGACAGCGATACGCCCGTGTGCGTGCAGATACCGCCGCACCGCCTGGGTCGGGAAGATATGCTGACCCTGCGCTCCATTCTGGAAAGCCACCCCGGCCCCGTGGAGGCCCAGGCCCAGATCTGCCTGGACGGGCACGTCTGCCTGCTGCTGCTGGACAGCGCCCTCAAGGTGCGGCCCGGCCCGGAACTGGATAAGGCGCTTTCCGCCTGGGCGTCGTAG
- a CDS encoding HD domain-containing protein, with translation MNALQDISGHEAWFAAYAARERAKEAARADGDPAPLDLKLTHTKAVLADARRIVAAEALTPPLARACLLAALYHDVGRFEQYLRYHTFRDRDSCNHGQLGVRILKREGRLADEPLRKIILAAVALHNRFALPARVPEGVALAANVVRDADKLDILRVMDEHLSGPGPYNPTVVLQLPNDPHLCSPAVCRAALEGRTAAYADLRSVNDFRLLLGTWFFDLHFAASRRQFVTDGHAQHLLQGLPADSPQASARDFLLRRLQAVQ, from the coding sequence ATGAACGCTTTGCAAGACATCAGCGGGCACGAGGCCTGGTTTGCCGCCTATGCGGCGCGGGAACGGGCCAAGGAGGCGGCGCGTGCCGACGGGGATCCGGCTCCCCTGGATCTGAAGCTGACCCACACCAAGGCCGTGCTGGCCGACGCCCGGCGCATTGTGGCGGCCGAGGCGCTCACGCCGCCTCTGGCCCGCGCCTGCTTGCTGGCCGCCCTGTACCACGATGTAGGCCGGTTTGAGCAGTATCTGCGCTACCATACGTTTCGCGACAGGGATTCCTGCAACCACGGGCAGCTGGGCGTGCGCATCCTCAAGCGTGAAGGCCGTCTGGCAGACGAACCCTTGCGCAAAATTATTCTGGCCGCCGTGGCCTTGCACAACCGCTTTGCCCTGCCTGCCCGCGTGCCGGAGGGGGTGGCGCTGGCCGCCAATGTGGTGCGCGACGCGGACAAGCTGGACATCCTGCGCGTCATGGACGAGCATTTGAGCGGCCCCGGCCCCTACAACCCCACGGTGGTGCTGCAGCTGCCCAACGACCCGCACCTCTGCAGCCCCGCGGTCTGCCGGGCTGCTCTGGAAGGCCGCACTGCCGCTTATGCGGATTTGCGCAGCGTCAATGATTTTCGTTTGCTGCTGGGCACTTGGTTTTTTGACCTGCACTTTGCCGCCAGCCGTCGCCAGTTTGTGACGGACGGCCACGCCCAGCACCTGCTGCAGGGTCTGCCCGCCGACAGCCCCCAGGCTTCGGCCAGAGATTTTCTGCTGCGGCGGCTGCAGGCCGTGCAATGA
- a CDS encoding RNA recognition motif domain-containing protein, which yields MATSIYVGNLPWSATQEGVEALFQPFGEVLSVKLVTDRDTGRARGFGFVEMGDADAAEAITALDGKEFDGRALRINKAEPKKPAARRW from the coding sequence ATGGCTACTTCCATTTATGTCGGCAACCTGCCCTGGTCCGCGACGCAAGAAGGCGTTGAAGCCCTCTTCCAGCCCTTTGGCGAAGTTCTTTCCGTGAAGCTCGTTACGGACCGCGACACCGGCCGCGCCCGTGGCTTCGGCTTTGTGGAAATGGGCGACGCCGATGCCGCCGAGGCCATTACCGCCCTGGACGGCAAGGAATTTGACGGCCGCGCCCTGCGCATCAACAAGGCCGAGCCCAAAAAGCCCGCCGCCCGCCGCTGGTAA
- a CDS encoding GlcG/HbpS family heme-binding protein, with product MRRILALAAVILLLGSAAYAAAPTKQLPDDLTLAEAQIVVNAALVKSAAQGIPMNIAVVDAGGNLKAFAREDGAFLGSIDIAQKKALTARYFNMSTAQLGAAAQPGQELFGIEATNNGLAIFGGGELLLRKGVIVGAVGVSGGSVAEDTAVAKAGAAALK from the coding sequence ATGCGTCGCATACTTGCACTTGCCGCCGTCATCCTTCTGTTGGGCAGCGCCGCCTACGCGGCTGCGCCAACCAAGCAACTGCCCGACGACCTGACCCTGGCCGAAGCCCAGATTGTCGTCAACGCCGCCCTGGTCAAATCTGCAGCCCAGGGCATTCCCATGAATATCGCCGTGGTCGACGCCGGAGGCAACCTCAAGGCCTTTGCGCGGGAAGACGGGGCCTTTTTGGGCAGCATTGACATTGCCCAAAAAAAGGCGCTGACCGCCCGGTATTTCAACATGTCCACCGCCCAGTTGGGCGCAGCGGCCCAGCCTGGCCAGGAGCTTTTCGGCATTGAAGCCACCAACAACGGCCTGGCCATTTTCGGCGGCGGCGAACTCTTGCTGCGCAAAGGCGTCATTGTGGGCGCTGTGGGCGTCAGCGGCGGCAGCGTGGCCGAGGACACGGCCGTGGCCAAAGCCGGCGCGGCGGCCCTGAAATAA
- the smpB gene encoding SsrA-binding protein SmpB translates to MNQKNSALALNKKARHLYELSEFAEAGLVLTGPEVKSIRAGKVNFVDSYVEFRRGEAWLVSLHIAPYSNAGYVPQEPDRDRKLLLHQREIAKFAGLVAQKGLTVVPVRLYLSRGKVKVEIALGRGKKLHDHRETLKRRAAERDLARDLA, encoded by the coding sequence ATGAACCAGAAAAACAGCGCCCTCGCCCTGAACAAAAAAGCCCGCCACCTCTATGAACTTTCAGAGTTCGCCGAGGCGGGCCTGGTGCTTACCGGCCCGGAAGTAAAAAGCATCCGCGCCGGCAAAGTCAACTTTGTGGACAGTTATGTGGAGTTTCGCCGGGGCGAGGCCTGGCTGGTTTCGCTGCACATAGCCCCCTACAGCAACGCGGGCTATGTGCCCCAGGAGCCGGATCGCGACCGCAAACTGCTGCTCCACCAGCGAGAGATCGCCAAATTCGCCGGGCTGGTGGCGCAAAAGGGCCTGACCGTGGTGCCCGTGCGCCTCTATCTGAGCCGCGGCAAGGTCAAGGTGGAAATCGCCCTGGGCCGAGGCAAAAAGCTCCACGACCACCGCGAAACCCTCAAACGCCGCGCGGCGGAACGCGACCTGGCCCGCGACCTGGCCTGA
- the ptsP gene encoding phosphoenolpyruvate--protein phosphotransferase: MARALLFGTPVSPGIAIGTVRFMHRMRQDEERRIGPDQVAAEQNVLRAAADDVRTALQGTMENVPEDLSDYRDVIAAQMEIVRDPKLLNAALARIERKQICAAWALKLTVDELCALFRGMDDPYLRDRAQDIRAVGLRLRDRLTTGPDQDADPTPGVLAAEDLSPADVMELDLDKVLGIVTTEGGPTSHTAILSRGLHIPGLAGVTGLVDIAREREAIIVDGLGGCVLLSPDEADLSRYARRRDEYTAWEARTLKTAHWPAEMCDGVRVGVQANLENPTELAAALECGADGVGLYRTEFAYFTDRLPTEEDLVREYAAVARKMAPQKVVFRTLDVGADKMLHAQAVLKEPNPALGLRGIRFCLRHQGIFRTQLRALMRAGANGNVAIMLPMVSTMDEVQQVRRIIQELHQDLSAQNLSHAPSLPLGIMIETPAAAIICDALARECDFFSIGTNDLIHYIMGIDRNNRHVAYLNEPLHPAVVRSLKRIIDAAHREGIGVSVCGELASDPFGLALLLGMGVDTVSAAPRFVPGMKHLIRHFNAAGCMNLAHSVLLSTDVPASKRMVRETLQQSLGHELAFHTTSLFTHSQP; this comes from the coding sequence ATGGCACGCGCTCTACTTTTCGGCACGCCCGTTTCTCCCGGCATCGCCATCGGCACGGTGCGCTTTATGCACCGCATGCGCCAGGATGAGGAGCGCCGCATCGGCCCGGACCAGGTCGCCGCCGAGCAGAACGTTCTGCGCGCCGCCGCCGACGATGTGCGCACCGCCCTGCAGGGCACCATGGAAAACGTGCCCGAAGATCTTTCGGACTACCGCGACGTCATTGCCGCCCAGATGGAAATCGTGCGCGACCCCAAGCTGCTCAATGCGGCCCTGGCTCGCATTGAGCGCAAGCAAATCTGCGCCGCCTGGGCCCTCAAGCTCACGGTGGACGAGCTCTGCGCCCTGTTTCGCGGCATGGACGACCCCTACCTGCGCGACCGCGCCCAGGACATCCGCGCTGTGGGGCTGCGCCTGCGCGACCGGCTGACCACGGGCCCGGACCAGGATGCGGACCCCACCCCTGGCGTGCTGGCCGCCGAAGATCTCTCCCCGGCGGACGTCATGGAGCTGGACCTGGACAAAGTGCTGGGCATCGTCACCACCGAGGGCGGCCCCACCTCACACACGGCCATCCTCTCGCGCGGGCTGCACATTCCTGGGCTGGCGGGAGTCACGGGTCTGGTGGATATTGCCCGCGAGCGGGAGGCCATCATTGTGGACGGCCTGGGCGGCTGCGTGCTGCTGAGCCCCGACGAGGCCGACCTCAGCCGCTACGCCCGACGCCGCGACGAGTACACCGCCTGGGAGGCCCGCACCCTCAAAACCGCCCACTGGCCCGCCGAAATGTGCGACGGCGTGCGTGTGGGCGTGCAGGCCAACCTGGAAAACCCCACAGAACTGGCGGCCGCCCTGGAATGCGGCGCCGACGGCGTAGGCCTTTATCGCACGGAATTTGCCTATTTTACCGACCGCCTGCCCACAGAAGAAGATCTGGTGCGGGAATACGCCGCTGTAGCTCGCAAAATGGCCCCGCAAAAGGTGGTTTTCCGTACGCTGGACGTAGGCGCGGATAAAATGCTCCACGCCCAGGCCGTGCTCAAGGAACCCAACCCGGCTCTGGGCCTGCGCGGCATCCGTTTTTGCCTGCGCCATCAGGGCATCTTCCGTACCCAGCTGCGGGCGCTCATGCGCGCCGGGGCCAACGGCAATGTGGCCATCATGCTGCCCATGGTCTCCACCATGGACGAAGTGCAACAGGTACGCCGCATCATCCAGGAGCTGCACCAGGATCTGAGCGCCCAAAATCTTTCCCACGCGCCGTCCCTGCCCCTGGGCATTATGATCGAAACCCCGGCCGCAGCCATAATCTGCGACGCCCTGGCGCGCGAATGCGACTTTTTCAGCATCGGCACCAATGATCTTATCCACTATATCATGGGTATAGACCGCAACAACCGTCATGTGGCCTATCTGAACGAACCCCTGCACCCGGCCGTGGTGCGTTCGCTCAAGCGCATTATCGATGCGGCCCACCGCGAGGGCATCGGCGTTTCCGTCTGCGGCGAGCTGGCTTCAGATCCCTTCGGCCTGGCCCTGTTGCTGGGTATGGGCGTGGACACGGTTTCGGCTGCGCCCCGCTTTGTACCGGGCATGAAGCACCTTATCCGCCATTTTAACGCCGCCGGCTGCATGAACCTGGCCCACAGCGTGCTGTTAAGCACAGATGTCCCCGCCTCCAAACGCATGGTGCGCGAAACCCTGCAACAATCCCTGGGGCACGAGCTGGCCTTTCACACCACCAGCCTGTTCACCCACAGTCAGCCATGA
- a CDS encoding HPr family phosphocarrier protein: MEDAIEQTPRGLALRVCLNLRNGLHARPAARLAQEAQRYAASIQLISDTGEVDAKSMLDILSLAPPPNAELTLLADGRDAREALCGLARFMSTLQD; this comes from the coding sequence ATGGAAGACGCCATCGAACAAACCCCGCGCGGGCTGGCCCTGCGGGTGTGCCTGAATCTGCGCAATGGTCTGCACGCCCGCCCGGCGGCCCGCCTGGCCCAAGAGGCCCAGCGCTACGCCGCCTCCATCCAGCTCATCAGCGATACGGGCGAGGTGGACGCCAAAAGCATGCTGGACATCCTTTCTCTGGCGCCGCCCCCCAATGCGGAACTCACTCTCCTGGCCGACGGGAGGGACGCCCGCGAAGCCCTCTGCGGGCTGGCCCGGTTTATGAGCACCCTGCAGGACTGA
- a CDS encoding PTS system mannose/fructose/sorbose family transporter subunit IID — translation MYPTRIVLNCLARTACISAANTARSMQQVGLAFALEPALRWLYPAPADLRRSLARYTGHSNTHPFMAPLFVGILLSLEESAARGALPPANLGPVRETLATSLSALGDAFFSGTLLPLWALLSVALLLSGHTGLMAGLTLVLFLALLGFRAASFMAGLRYGMAVLAGLRRLNLINWVDRLKLVNAVLVALVIWHLLPGEDRDFPWAGYVLGTLAVLTAAWLVARLRLPRLLLWALTLGVLILMDVGLIGM, via the coding sequence GTGTACCCCACACGCATTGTCCTCAACTGCCTTGCGCGCACCGCCTGCATCAGCGCGGCCAATACAGCCCGCAGCATGCAGCAGGTGGGTCTTGCTTTTGCGCTGGAACCGGCCTTGCGCTGGCTCTACCCTGCGCCCGCCGATCTGCGGCGCTCCCTGGCCCGCTACACCGGGCACAGCAATACCCATCCCTTTATGGCGCCGCTCTTTGTGGGCATTCTGCTTTCCCTGGAAGAGAGCGCGGCCCGGGGCGCACTGCCCCCAGCCAACCTGGGCCCGGTGCGAGAAACCCTGGCCACCTCCCTTTCCGCCCTGGGCGACGCCTTCTTCAGCGGCACGCTGCTGCCCCTCTGGGCGCTGTTGAGCGTGGCCCTGCTGCTTTCAGGGCATACGGGGCTCATGGCCGGGCTCACCCTGGTTCTGTTTCTGGCCTTGCTGGGCTTTCGCGCGGCCAGCTTTATGGCCGGGCTGCGCTACGGCATGGCCGTCCTGGCCGGACTGCGGCGGCTCAACCTGATCAACTGGGTAGACCGCCTCAAACTGGTCAACGCCGTGCTGGTGGCCTTGGTCATCTGGCATTTGCTGCCGGGCGAAGACAGGGACTTTCCCTGGGCAGGCTACGTGCTGGGCACCCTGGCCGTGCTTACGGCGGCCTGGCTGGTGGCGCGGCTCAGGCTGCCGCGCCTGCTGCTTTGGGCGTTGACCCTGGGCGTGCTGATTCTCATGGACGTGGGTCTGATTGGCATGTAG
- the rsmI gene encoding 16S rRNA (cytidine(1402)-2'-O)-methyltransferase: MPLSAPRLWIVATPLGNPGDLSPRARAVLAEADLVLAEDTRRAAALFRQCGLPARRMLSFFDHNEEQRKDAVLRLLREGKSVALISDAGTPLLADPGYRLVRACRHEGLAVSPLPGPSAPTAALSAAGLPPLPYSFLGFLPRDVAGRRALFDAFAHVPGSLVFFERKDRLKESLLLAAPILGPREAAVCRELTKEHEEFILLRLEDAAALPDDLLGEITVVVGPPESTARTPEAEVRRRLAAALAQGEKPREACRTVQAATTGWTGKELYSLLPHGPAASD; this comes from the coding sequence GCCGTGCTGGCCGAGGCCGACCTGGTACTGGCCGAAGACACCCGCCGCGCCGCCGCCCTGTTTCGCCAGTGCGGCCTTCCCGCGCGCCGGATGCTGAGTTTTTTTGACCACAATGAAGAGCAACGCAAGGATGCGGTGCTGCGCCTGCTGCGCGAGGGCAAAAGTGTGGCCCTTATTTCGGATGCGGGCACGCCCCTGCTGGCCGACCCCGGCTACCGATTGGTACGCGCCTGTCGGCATGAAGGCCTCGCCGTGTCGCCCTTGCCTGGCCCTTCGGCCCCCACGGCGGCCCTATCCGCCGCCGGTCTGCCGCCTTTGCCCTACAGTTTTCTTGGTTTTCTGCCCCGCGATGTGGCCGGGCGCAGGGCGCTGTTCGACGCATTCGCCCACGTGCCCGGTTCCCTGGTTTTTTTTGAACGAAAAGACCGGCTCAAGGAAAGCCTACTTTTGGCCGCGCCCATTCTTGGCCCGCGCGAGGCCGCCGTTTGCCGGGAATTGACCAAAGAACACGAGGAATTTATACTCTTGCGGCTGGAAGACGCCGCCGCCCTGCCCGATGATCTGCTGGGAGAAATCACCGTGGTGGTAGGGCCGCCGGAAAGTACGGCCCGCACCCCGGAAGCCGAAGTGCGCCGCCGTCTGGCTGCGGCGTTGGCCCAGGGCGAAAAACCCCGCGAGGCCTGCCGCACTGTGCAGGCGGCCACCACGGGCTGGACCGGCAAGGAGCTCTACTCCCTGTTGCCCCATGGTCCGGCCGCCTCGGACTGA